One stretch of Enterobacter sp. RHBSTW-00994 DNA includes these proteins:
- a CDS encoding DinI family protein, with amino-acid sequence MFVELVYDKRNVDGLQEARGIILAELTKRVHRIFPDAEVRVKPMQANALNSDASKSDREKLNRMLEDMFEESDMWLVSEFPTVHQVGL; translated from the coding sequence ATGTTTGTTGAACTGGTTTATGACAAGCGAAATGTTGATGGGCTCCAAGAGGCCAGAGGTATCATCCTGGCCGAGCTGACGAAGCGGGTGCACCGGATTTTCCCTGATGCCGAAGTGAGGGTGAAGCCAATGCAAGCAAACGCCTTAAATAGTGATGCCAGCAAAAGCGATCGGGAAAAGCTGAACCGCATGCTGGAGGATATGTTTGAAGAGTCCGATATGTGGTTGGTTTCAGAGTTCCCGACAGTTCACCAGGTTGGTCTTTGA
- a CDS encoding Arc family DNA-binding protein, translating to MKVRDIAPYGVRMPSDLKEKIQEQAKAHGRSMNAEIVQILEESFEGYSGEGEGNDEDLIKLYEQQIEAMKSVIDLQEKSFNLATEQIALLKLHYKMATGVDIQDFLNKTVNYKEIAERHGLKNEDKEP from the coding sequence ATGAAAGTTCGTGATATTGCACCGTATGGGGTGCGGATGCCTTCTGATTTAAAAGAAAAAATTCAAGAGCAAGCCAAGGCACATGGTCGCTCAATGAATGCTGAAATCGTTCAAATCCTTGAAGAATCATTTGAGGGCTATTCTGGAGAGGGGGAAGGTAATGATGAAGACCTCATAAAACTTTATGAACAACAAATTGAAGCTATGAAGTCCGTAATTGATTTGCAGGAAAAATCGTTCAACTTAGCCACCGAACAGATCGCGCTCTTAAAACTACATTATAAGATGGCAACAGGAGTTGACATTCAGGATTTTTTAAATAAAACAGTAAATTATAAAGAAATCGCTGAAAGACATGGATTAAAGAATGAAGATAAAGAGCCCTAA
- a CDS encoding Arc family DNA-binding protein, which translates to MCKVSNIPPTGIRFPEYLKELLKEAAKREGRSVNNEVVKRIERSLKEDGFIKA; encoded by the coding sequence ATGTGTAAGGTTAGCAACATACCACCAACAGGAATCAGATTCCCAGAATACTTAAAGGAACTACTTAAGGAGGCGGCAAAAAGGGAAGGTAGGTCTGTCAACAATGAAGTGGTTAAGCGCATAGAAAGGAGCCTTAAGGAAGATGGATTTATCAAGGCTTAG